In the Leptotrichia sp. oral taxon 212 genome, one interval contains:
- a CDS encoding YiiX/YebB-like N1pC/P60 family cysteine hydrolase, which translates to MISDIKIMKNNENLLRKLLILILFVFLVISCQSINPKYKWYTPDEVISKVDQLQPGDILILSKESTIRSMWGHSAVLNEEKKIVEFPSYSAGYSESPIYVWSKLKRKISIFRLKNIDDKFRNALFKEIDKTVTKPYGLTFDKDFDKRLYCSQFIYLIFKNAGKDTGRDVDLDSDGGGWVMPFDIMESPLLENIVLD; encoded by the coding sequence ATGATTTCAGATATTAAAATAATGAAAAATAATGAAAATTTATTAAGAAAACTTCTGATTCTAATTTTGTTCGTTTTTTTAGTTATTTCATGCCAGTCAATAAATCCAAAATATAAATGGTATACTCCTGATGAAGTTATTTCAAAGGTTGACCAGCTGCAACCTGGAGATATTCTTATTCTCTCAAAAGAATCTACAATTCGTTCCATGTGGGGGCACAGTGCAGTACTGAATGAAGAGAAAAAAATTGTAGAATTTCCATCGTATTCAGCGGGATATAGTGAAAGTCCAATTTATGTATGGTCAAAATTAAAAAGAAAAATATCAATCTTTAGACTGAAGAATATAGATGACAAATTCAGAAATGCCTTATTCAAGGAAATTGACAAGACTGTAACGAAACCTTACGGACTGACATTTGATAAAGATTTTGACAAAAGACTGTACTGCTCACAGTTTATATATCTTATTTTTAAGAACGCAGGAAAAGATACAGGACGCGATGTCGATCTTGATTCTGATGGTGGTGGATGGGTAATGCCTTTTGATATTATGGAGTCACCATTACTTGAAAATATTGTTTTGGATTAG
- a CDS encoding endonuclease/exonuclease/phosphatase family protein, producing the protein MNVLKKVLKILLFVSVIMVTEGKELRIMSYNIYGSRLANGIKLGESIKKYRPDFVSLQEVDRDTKRSNFRDVTLDIASELGYNYYYFQKSRDFDSGEFGISFISKYPVEKIYAYELPSIGVEKRQVVIAELEKKEFGKKIMIINTHLDYRKEIKKEELESLSLLNGLFDSDIKFLSGDLNLLPNTEHYQTLTKEWKDSYFEGKDKEMRSIEDPRIDYIFGDYSGKWKVKKSFFIKDDTQDWTKLSDHFPYMSIMDIK; encoded by the coding sequence ATGAATGTTTTAAAAAAAGTACTGAAAATATTGTTATTTGTGAGTGTGATAATGGTGACAGAAGGAAAAGAATTAAGAATAATGTCCTACAATATTTATGGATCAAGACTGGCTAACGGAATAAAACTTGGGGAAAGTATAAAAAAATACAGGCCTGATTTTGTTTCATTACAGGAAGTTGACAGAGATACAAAAAGGAGTAATTTCAGGGATGTAACTTTAGATATAGCATCAGAACTGGGATACAATTATTATTATTTTCAGAAGTCAAGAGATTTTGATTCAGGGGAATTTGGAATTTCCTTTATTTCAAAATATCCGGTAGAAAAAATATATGCATATGAACTTCCATCAATTGGGGTGGAAAAACGTCAGGTTGTAATAGCTGAACTTGAAAAAAAAGAATTTGGAAAAAAAATAATGATAATTAATACTCACTTGGATTATAGAAAGGAAATTAAAAAAGAAGAACTCGAATCTCTTTCATTACTGAATGGACTTTTTGACAGTGATATAAAATTTTTAAGCGGAGATTTGAATTTGCTTCCAAATACAGAACATTACCAGACTCTTACAAAGGAATGGAAGGATAGCTATTTTGAAGGAAAAGATAAGGAAATGAGAAGTATTGAGGATCCCAGAATAGATTATATATTTGGAGATTATTCGGGTAAATGGAAGGTAAAAAAGAGTTTTTTCATAAAGGATGATACACAGGACTGGACAAAACTTAGTGATCACTTTCCATATATGAGTATAATGGATATAAAATAA
- the wzy gene encoding O-antigen polysaccharide polymerase Wzy — MKKDKILFTILHIFVIFFVLFLKTVAVFPNETAEIKFLEILLMMVYIYIFVTGKIYLDWLNSYMVFLYTLFLFNFTRIFLDIVGYREFGWATKFANYYFFNDVRIEIINVFIIVLLFTHLGFFIGIINEKEEELKSRITLKNRKIYTDFGMFLFIVALPALAYKMFIQLKVILQAGYEAYYTGILKGVDYPFFTKGSGTIMTIGFLIFLISIPSKKKFLTVSSLYLMVKLLDSFKGARAIFLTQLLFIMWYYAKVYGIKIKAKTMARLVGFTVLFSQILVSIRSKKVFSLDLINSVYNFLFSQGVSYLVLGYTIDLKSKIVGAGSYPYILQGIFGFKPQSAEALNMTNSLADKLTYALNPLAYMKGEGIGSNYIAEMYDLGYVWIIVISILLGFMIIKYEKYVVKNRFLLLTSYYFIPNLFYIPRGSFFGEALIRNMLMLAGVYILVFGFDYMYRKIEENEEFKINEKYRNNRRNK; from the coding sequence ATGAAGAAAGATAAAATATTATTTACAATTTTACATATATTTGTAATATTTTTTGTACTGTTTTTAAAAACTGTAGCTGTTTTTCCAAATGAAACAGCTGAAATAAAGTTTCTGGAAATTCTTCTTATGATGGTATATATCTATATTTTTGTCACAGGAAAAATTTATCTGGACTGGCTGAACTCTTACATGGTATTCCTTTATACGTTATTTCTTTTCAATTTTACGAGAATATTTCTTGATATTGTGGGATACAGGGAATTCGGATGGGCTACAAAATTTGCAAATTACTATTTTTTCAATGATGTACGGATAGAAATAATAAATGTGTTTATAATTGTATTGCTCTTTACTCATCTGGGTTTTTTCATAGGTATTATAAATGAAAAGGAAGAAGAGCTCAAAAGCCGTATAACCCTTAAAAATAGGAAAATATACACTGATTTTGGAATGTTTCTGTTTATAGTTGCATTACCGGCGCTTGCTTATAAAATGTTTATCCAGCTGAAGGTAATACTGCAGGCCGGATACGAAGCATATTATACAGGGATATTAAAGGGAGTGGATTATCCATTCTTTACAAAAGGTTCAGGAACGATAATGACAATAGGATTTCTGATATTTTTAATATCAATTCCTTCAAAAAAGAAATTTCTTACAGTTTCGTCATTGTATCTGATGGTAAAACTGCTGGATTCCTTTAAGGGGGCAAGGGCAATATTCCTGACACAGCTTCTTTTTATAATGTGGTATTACGCAAAGGTTTACGGAATAAAAATCAAAGCTAAAACAATGGCTAGACTGGTAGGATTTACCGTACTGTTTTCACAGATACTTGTCTCAATAAGGAGTAAGAAGGTATTTTCCCTGGATTTGATAAATTCTGTATATAATTTTTTATTTTCGCAGGGAGTAAGTTACCTTGTGCTGGGATATACAATAGATCTGAAAAGTAAAATTGTGGGTGCAGGTTCATATCCTTATATATTACAGGGAATATTCGGATTTAAGCCCCAGTCTGCAGAAGCGCTGAATATGACAAATTCTTTGGCAGATAAGCTGACATATGCCTTAAATCCCCTTGCATATATGAAAGGGGAAGGAATTGGTTCAAATTATATAGCTGAAATGTATGATCTCGGATATGTCTGGATTATAGTTATCTCAATATTGTTAGGATTTATGATAATAAAATATGAAAAATATGTTGTAAAAAACAGATTTCTTCTACTGACAAGCTATTATTTCATTCCTAATCTGTTCTACATTCCAAGAGGGTCATTTTTTGGAGAGGCACTCATAAGGAATATGCTTATGCTTGCAGGCGTGTATATATTGGTATTTGGATTTGACTATATGTACAGGAAAATTGAAGAAAATGAGGAGTTTAAAATTAATGAAAAATATAGAAATAATAGAAGGAATAAATAA
- a CDS encoding GNAT family N-acetyltransferase — MKNIEIIEGINNKNKNYIVKWTNEKGKIFLEQWAGTNLDFPLTDSQIDDLNNICSIFCENEFVGIIQKIRIEFDNIHIGRFMINPELTGKGLGKRALMEFINLIFQDENINSVTLNVFDYNAGAKKLYEKIGFKVINIVENPMKKYTMIMKKSENREKK, encoded by the coding sequence ATGAAAAATATAGAAATAATAGAAGGAATAAATAATAAAAATAAAAATTATATAGTTAAATGGACAAATGAAAAGGGAAAAATTTTTCTTGAGCAATGGGCTGGAACAAACCTTGATTTTCCTCTTACAGATAGTCAAATTGATGATTTGAATAATATCTGTTCGATTTTTTGTGAAAATGAGTTTGTCGGGATTATTCAGAAAATACGTATAGAGTTTGATAATATTCATATTGGACGGTTTATGATTAATCCTGAGCTTACAGGAAAAGGTCTTGGAAAAAGGGCTTTGATGGAATTTATAAATTTGATTTTTCAAGATGAAAATATAAATTCAGTTACATTAAATGTTTTTGATTATAATGCAGGAGCTAAAAAATTATATGAGAAAATTGGATTTAAAGTTATAAATATTGTTGAAAATCCAATGAAAAAGTACACGATGATTATGAAAAAAAGTGAAAACCGGGAGAAAAAATGA
- a CDS encoding glycosyltransferase, whose translation MIEKKIYYVWIGNAKKPDIFYKCLKSWQEKLPDYEIVEINEKNFDIEAHLKENRFFRECYERKLWAYMSDYIRVHYMYENSGIYVDTDMEIIKNISPLIENEKMKFFIGYEDEKHISVGIFGTDRHNEILKDIIKFYEREIWEKPLWTIPKIFTYIFEEKYGLTDKRENSLKEGEITIYPKEYFYPYGFKEKFSSDCIKENTYGIHWWNDSWSNLKARLFLETKHLRGILELIKKMRIIARYYLIEKR comes from the coding sequence ATGATAGAAAAAAAGATATATTACGTATGGATAGGAAATGCCAAAAAACCTGATATATTTTATAAATGTCTGAAATCATGGCAGGAAAAACTTCCTGATTATGAAATAGTTGAAATAAATGAAAAAAATTTTGATATAGAGGCTCATCTGAAAGAAAACAGATTTTTCAGGGAATGTTATGAAAGAAAACTGTGGGCATATATGTCTGACTACATCAGAGTTCATTACATGTATGAAAATTCGGGAATATATGTAGATACTGATATGGAGATTATAAAAAATATATCACCGTTAATAGAAAACGAAAAAATGAAATTTTTTATAGGATATGAGGATGAAAAACATATAAGTGTTGGAATTTTTGGAACAGACAGGCATAATGAAATACTGAAAGATATAATAAAATTTTATGAAAGGGAAATATGGGAAAAACCTCTATGGACAATTCCTAAAATATTTACTTATATATTTGAAGAAAAATATGGACTGACTGATAAAAGGGAAAATTCATTAAAGGAAGGAGAAATAACAATATATCCTAAAGAATATTTTTATCCTTATGGTTTCAAGGAAAAATTTTCATCAGACTGTATAAAGGAAAATACATATGGAATTCATTGGTGGAATGACAGCTGGTCAAATCTTAAGGCCAGGTTATTTTTAGAAACGAAGCATTTGAGAGGAATTTTGGAATTAATAAAGAAAATGAGAATTATAGCGAGATATTATCTGATTGAAAAAAGGTAA
- a CDS encoding glycosyltransferase family 2 protein, with protein MKFTIFTPTFNRKELLGKLYSSLQNQIYRDFEWLIVDDGSTDGTEERVKEFINEKKLDIKYFYTENGGKQRAYNFGVEKAEGELFICLDSDDEYAETGLETILKYWEKYENNNEIAGMGYLSTYPDGKVIGREFPEKEMISTQFDIYNKHGVKGDKGLMFRTEILKKYPFPVFEGEKFTTEAVVYNRICQKYKMLYVNEKIEIKEYQEDGLTAKYNNLLLRNPKGQALYHNEINLQQLTFRQKILNNAVYYKFCKVAGYEFSKIYKECYDKIGLMISLPAGMYMYWKGKKDL; from the coding sequence ATGAAATTTACCATATTTACTCCTACTTTTAATAGAAAAGAACTGCTTGGAAAACTGTACAGTTCACTTCAAAATCAAATTTACAGGGATTTTGAATGGCTTATAGTTGATGATGGTTCTACTGATGGAACAGAAGAGAGGGTAAAAGAATTTATAAATGAAAAAAAACTGGATATAAAATATTTTTATACGGAAAATGGCGGAAAACAGAGAGCGTATAATTTTGGAGTTGAGAAAGCAGAGGGAGAGCTTTTTATATGTCTTGATTCTGATGACGAATATGCGGAAACTGGCCTTGAAACAATTTTGAAATACTGGGAAAAATATGAAAACAATAATGAAATTGCAGGAATGGGATATTTATCAACCTATCCTGACGGAAAAGTAATCGGAAGGGAATTTCCTGAAAAAGAAATGATTTCGACACAGTTTGATATTTACAATAAACATGGAGTTAAGGGTGATAAAGGGCTTATGTTCCGTACAGAGATATTAAAAAAATATCCTTTTCCAGTTTTTGAAGGGGAAAAGTTCACAACGGAAGCGGTTGTCTACAACAGAATCTGTCAAAAATATAAGATGCTCTATGTAAATGAAAAGATTGAAATAAAGGAATATCAGGAAGATGGACTGACAGCAAAGTATAATAATTTATTGCTTAGAAATCCCAAAGGTCAGGCTCTTTACCATAATGAAATTAACTTGCAGCAGCTGACTTTCAGACAGAAAATTCTGAATAATGCCGTTTATTATAAATTCTGTAAAGTTGCAGGATATGAATTTTCAAAGATTTATAAGGAATGTTATGATAAGATTGGTTTAATGATTTCACTTCCTGCAGGAATGTATATGTACTGGAAGGGAAAAAAGGATTTGTAA
- a CDS encoding pyridoxamine 5'-phosphate oxidase family protein, with protein sequence MFTDKFFEVISHEGVVSIVTWTDEGADVSNTWNSYLNIKENRILIPAAGMNKTQANIEKNPNVKLTVGSKEVMGKWAMGSGFLILGTAKFITSGEEFDSMKEKFPFLSRVLEITVSKVIQTL encoded by the coding sequence ATGTTTACTGATAAATTTTTTGAAGTTATCTCACACGAAGGGGTTGTATCTATTGTTACATGGACTGATGAAGGTGCAGATGTTTCAAATACATGGAACTCATATCTTAATATAAAAGAAAACAGGATTCTTATTCCTGCAGCAGGAATGAATAAAACTCAGGCGAATATTGAGAAAAATCCTAATGTAAAACTTACTGTAGGCTCTAAAGAAGTCATGGGAAAATGGGCTATGGGAAGTGGTTTTTTAATTTTAGGAACTGCAAAATTTATTACTTCGGGTGAAGAATTTGATTCAATGAAAGAAAAATTTCCATTTCTTTCACGTGTTCTGGAAATTACTGTATCTAAAGTAATACAGACACTATAG
- a CDS encoding nitrite/sulfite reductase has protein sequence MEILKENFLKLREKMMEKFKEDFARHRELGEKEVPIKTIGPINGVYYERGERSYFVRPRIRAGIITLEQLRAVSDLSLKHGDGEIKLTTRHGIQLRGIKADNVLPLIEDLFNVGLKTQAVGGKSIRGMIISSYSGFEEEEFDVTPYAVHSINYLFQNEDTYTLPGKLKFSASNSSEDTAGAKYADMGFIAKKIDNEDYFEVYFDFGMNLSNKNPYKYSKDIKAEEMLYYMRAMVMMFKDNMEMTNPRARVRTMNRKIGIETFEETFKEYFEKAKKEVDSVIDIKELYKDVKTQEKVFEWSKEVDFVSEGIDEELLINVKESYRQKGIYAVKLKFAGGVIRRKQLEGILEYLESLNHEIKIKLTNNQEIIVFNLNGEETLHILKNFEERLIRSAFEDTITCTGVPRCRLAITSSKSAFDKILKKFDTNDATLKKELPQLRMSGCPNSCSLTFKGDLGFSGRIKKIDEKVNIAYTLLSENKNIELAGRAIILERDLPEMIYEMALLKKESQIKDFHEFVNTEHEKINELIRKYVQ, from the coding sequence ATGGAAATACTGAAGGAAAATTTTTTAAAGTTAAGAGAAAAAATGATGGAAAAATTTAAGGAAGATTTTGCAAGACATAGAGAACTGGGTGAAAAGGAAGTGCCGATAAAGACAATAGGACCTATTAATGGAGTTTACTATGAAAGAGGAGAAAGAAGTTATTTTGTCCGTCCAAGAATAAGAGCAGGGATTATCACTTTGGAACAGTTGAGGGCTGTGTCAGATTTATCCCTAAAACACGGTGACGGAGAAATAAAACTTACAACGAGACATGGAATTCAGCTGAGAGGAATTAAGGCTGACAATGTTCTGCCGCTAATAGAGGATTTATTTAATGTAGGGCTAAAGACACAGGCTGTAGGTGGAAAAAGTATAAGAGGAATGATTATTTCATCATATAGCGGTTTCGAAGAGGAGGAATTTGATGTAACACCTTATGCCGTCCACTCAATAAATTATCTGTTTCAGAATGAAGATACATATACACTCCCGGGGAAATTGAAGTTTTCAGCATCAAACAGCAGTGAAGATACGGCAGGAGCAAAATATGCCGATATGGGATTCATTGCAAAAAAAATAGATAACGAAGATTATTTTGAAGTTTATTTTGATTTTGGAATGAACCTGTCAAATAAAAATCCATATAAATACTCAAAAGATATAAAAGCTGAAGAAATGCTCTATTATATGAGGGCAATGGTAATGATGTTCAAGGATAATATGGAAATGACAAATCCAAGGGCAAGAGTCAGAACAATGAATAGAAAAATAGGAATTGAAACATTTGAAGAAACATTTAAGGAATATTTTGAGAAAGCAAAAAAAGAAGTAGATTCTGTAATTGATATAAAGGAACTCTATAAAGATGTAAAAACACAGGAAAAAGTGTTTGAATGGAGTAAGGAAGTGGACTTTGTCTCTGAAGGAATAGATGAGGAACTTCTTATAAATGTTAAGGAAAGCTATAGACAAAAAGGAATTTATGCTGTAAAACTGAAATTTGCAGGTGGAGTTATAAGAAGAAAACAGCTGGAAGGAATTCTTGAATATTTAGAAAGCTTAAATCATGAAATAAAAATAAAACTTACAAACAATCAGGAAATTATAGTATTTAATCTGAATGGTGAAGAGACTTTACATATTCTGAAAAATTTCGAAGAAAGACTTATAAGAAGTGCTTTTGAAGATACGATTACATGTACCGGTGTTCCAAGATGCAGATTGGCAATAACTTCCAGCAAAAGTGCATTTGATAAGATATTAAAGAAATTTGACACCAATGATGCAACATTGAAAAAAGAATTACCACAGCTGAGAATGTCAGGATGTCCTAATTCATGCAGCCTGACTTTTAAGGGAGATTTAGGTTTTTCAGGAAGAATTAAAAAAATAGATGAAAAGGTGAATATAGCCTATACGCTGTTAAGTGAAAATAAAAATATAGAACTGGCAGGGAGAGCAATAATCTTAGAAAGAGATCTGCCTGAAATGATTTATGAAATGGCATTATTGAAAAAAGAGTCTCAAATCAAAGATTTTCATGAATTTGTTAACACTGAACATGAGAAAATAAATGAACTTATAAGAAAATATGTACAATAA